The Acaryochloris thomasi RCC1774 genome has a segment encoding these proteins:
- a CDS encoding double zinc ribbon domain-containing protein: MASELATCTPHPEETLNNYVRRLRQQRSWTQVQLSEAAGVHRQTIGKIESGDSQRLNRRVRKGLALALSIPLEYLEAVCDGADVPSVVRLKFCPQCWVPGTAPESMWTDPRSHYCFGCGTELTHRCQQCKEPILSLQFRFCPYCGNSYKPAASP; the protein is encoded by the coding sequence ATGGCATCAGAATTGGCGACCTGTACGCCCCACCCCGAAGAAACCCTCAACAATTATGTCCGCCGTCTCCGTCAGCAACGAAGCTGGACTCAAGTTCAACTGAGTGAAGCTGCAGGTGTTCATCGCCAAACGATTGGAAAGATTGAAAGTGGTGATAGTCAGCGGCTCAATCGGCGCGTCAGAAAAGGATTAGCGCTGGCCTTGAGTATTCCACTGGAGTACTTGGAAGCAGTCTGTGACGGCGCGGATGTTCCTTCGGTTGTCCGTCTCAAATTTTGCCCACAATGTTGGGTGCCCGGAACAGCACCAGAGTCCATGTGGACAGATCCAAGGAGCCACTACTGCTTTGGTTGTGGCACTGAGCTGACCCATCGCTGTCAGCAGTGCAAAGAGCCAATTTTGTCGCTGCAGTTCCGGTTCTGTCCCTACTGCGGAAACTCATACAAGCCAGCAGCATCACCGTAA